Genomic DNA from Carnobacteriaceae bacterium zg-C25:
ATATCTTCTTTATAACGGTTATAAAAATCAATACCAACTAATTTTAAATTATCTTCTGTTGGTGCTTCTGTCACACGACCGACTCCATCTGGTAAAACATCTTGAACAGATAACCCTTTACCATCTACATTATAAGCACCTTCATATTGGTTAGCCGCTGTTGCGCCACCCCACAAAAAGCCATCTGGAAATACATTTTTCATTTATTTATACCTCTTTCATTTTTTGCACCTATATGATACTATTCTTTTTTATAAAATACTGTTACAATACTCTTAACATCTTATACTATTCTATTGTTTGGAGGTTACTGTGAGTACATACAATTTGCGTGAACACATTGAATATCACCACTCCCTATTACCTTATTCGTATTCCAAAATTGAAATGCGAAACGGAAAACCCGATGTTTTATTTCATTGGCATCCCGAATGTGAATTTATCTTTGTCGAAAAAGGCTCTGCACGTTTTCATATTGACAATCACATCTTTTATAGTAATGCAGGCGACATTATTTTAATTCACCCGAATGCATTGCACTCTATTCACCCAGTTGATGATAAAACACCACATGTTTATCAATCGTTTAACGTCCATTTAGATTTAATCGGCTTATCCATTGATGATTACAGTGGTATTCGCTATTTAAAAACACTTCAAAACGGACTAACCGAATTTATTGTGCATATTCGCCCAACACACCCAGCGTATGTGATGTTGTATAAAACGTTGCACAAGATATTTGCGTGTATCGAACATAAAGAACCGTTCCATTCATTGCTTCTCAAATCTTTAGTCAATGAATTGTTTTATCACATTTATTCGTCATCACTCACACAAACACGTGCTGAACATCCCGACGCCTATCGCCGTGAAGAAAAAATCCGATTAGTCATCGACTATATGAACAAACATTTTGATGAACCGTTAACGATTGATACGTTGTCTCAAGTCTGTGGATATAGCCAGTCACATTTTATGAATTTTTTCAAGCAAAATGTTGGTGTCAGTGCCATTGATTACCTCATTCAAACCCGTTTAAAACATGTCGTCACACGATTAAAAGATAGTAACGACTCAATATTAACCATCGCAACAGAATGCGGTTTTTCAAATTTAGCACATTTCAATCGACAATTTAAAAAATTGTTCAATTGTTCTCCAAGAATGTATCGCAAATTGCATCATCAACAAACAAAGGAGTTGGACTAAGTCCAACTCCTTTTTAACGTCTTATTTTACCGCTGTCAACAAGTAGTCTCCAGCTGTAACTGTACCTTCTTGAGTTGTTAATACGTCCTCAAAATCTGCTGTGTTTGTCACAACAACTGGTGTTACTGTTGAATAACCTGCTGCTTTAACAGCTTCTAAGTCAACAGATACTAATTTTTGACCAGCAACAACTGCGTCGCCTGCTTTTACAAATTGAGTAAAGCCTTCACCGTTTAATTGAACAGTGTCCATACCAACGTGAATTAAAATTTCAGCTCCATTTTCAGATGTAATACCTACAGCATGTCCTGTTGGGAAAATAGTTGTTACTGTACCATTTACAGGTGAAACTACTTCACCGCTTGTTGGTTCAATCGCAATACCTTTTCCTAATGCTAAGCTTGAAAATACTGGATCCTGTACATCGCTCAATGCTACTACTGTACCTGATAATGGTGCAGCTACTGTTTCTTGAGCAGGGGCTTTTAATGGTGTTACTTCTTCTTGTTTGCTGCTACTGGGTGCATCAACTTTTACTTCTGGTGTTCCGTATAAAGTTGGCACTTTAACAAACATTTGTACGGCAAATGAAAGTACGATTGCTGCTACAGTTCCGATTGCTAAGTGAACAACACTTGATGTGTCTTGACCACTTGGATCAATGTATGATGGGAAGCGGAAAATTCCTAAACCACCTGTTGAGTATTGGATAACGTTAAAGAATCCTAAGTATGCACCAATTACTGCAGATACCGCACATGAAACGATGAACGGTGTGCGCATTGGTAATGTATAACCGTAAATTGCTGGCTCTGTAATACCAAAGATTGAAGAAATCCACGCTGGAACTAAACCAGATTTAACTTTTGGTTCTTTTGTTTTTAACCAAATCGCACTTAACACACCTGTTTGTGTAAAGTTAGGTAATGCTGCAGCTACTAACATAACTGACATACCGTTTTGTGCAATGTCCGCAATCATCAATGGCACTAGACCCCAGTGTAAACCGAACATTACTAATACTTGCCATGCAGCACCTAATACGGCACCGTATAATACTGGTGAAACGTTGTAAATTGCTAAGAAACCATCACCAACAGCTTTTGAAGCAATATTGGCAACTGGACCAACTACCATAAACGCTAATGGTACTGTGATTAAAATTGTCATTGCTGGAACAGCAAATGATTTAATGTAATCAGATGTAACTTTTTTAAAGAATTTTTCAACTTTTGACGCTAATAATAGTGCTAAAATAATTGGCAATACTGTTGATAAATATCCACTTGATGATGGTAATTGAATTTTCATACCAAACAATGTTGCTTCTTTAACTGCTGCAGGTAAACCTGGATATAACATCGCTCCAGCAATTGCCATTGCTGTAAATTGATTCATTTTGAAACGAGTTGCTGCAGTAATTGATAAAATAAATGGTAAGTATTGGAATAATCCATCACCTAATGTGTTTAAAATAATGTATAATCCGTCTGTTTTTGGCATACCCATTGCTCCGGCAATAGCTGTGATACCTTTTAAAATACCGGCAGCTGATAAAGCGCCTAAAAACGGTTGGAATAAGCCTGAAATTGTGTCAACAAAACGGTCAAATAATGAACCTGTTGGTTTAACATCATCATCTTCTGTAATATCTAAGCTTCCTTCACCGCGTACGCCACCAACAGTTGTTACGGCTGCATACACATCTGGTACGTGGTTACCAATAACAACTTGGAATTGCCCGCCACTTTTTACAACAGTTACAACGCCTTCACGTTGTTTTAAGTAGTTTTCGTCTGCTTTAGACTCATCTTTTAATACAAAACGTAAACGTGTCATACAATGACGTAAACTTAAAACGTTATCTGCGCCACCAACGTGGGCAACTATATCTTTTGCTAATTCATCGTAATTTTTAGCCATTTTTATATTTCCTACCTTTCTTTTTTTGGTAAAAACAACAAAAACCTAAACGCATAGATTAAAGGTTCTCCAAAGGTGCACACAGTGGAGTTGCCATTAGTCTATCCATTTAGGTTTTGCCTGCTTTACCAGTAACAATCCTATGTTGGATTGGTTATTTATTCATTAATTTTTGGATGTGAATGGTCAAGTAAACTTGTTCATCACGTCCCATTGCAAAGTGATGTGCTTCTTCGGCATACACTTTGATTTTATCCGTACACGCAAACGCCTCGGGGTAGTTCGCACGTACTTGTTCAAACAAGAATGAATCATTCGTTCCTTGCATCGTTTTGGTTACGATACGTTGTGCAAAATATTGTAAATGTGTTGTAAAGCGATTGTATGATACATCACTTTCATCTAATTCCCGACCATAATGTAGTCGTACCACATCCATAATTTCTTGTACAATGCGCGTAATTTGAACGGTGCGTTCTAATAACGGTCCATCCTTTTCAGCATTCACAATATGTAATGCAATTGCCGTCGCTTCGCTTTCATCCAACGTCACATTTAAACGCTCTTTCACAAGCGCAAGTGCTTGTCTGCCGAGTTCATGTTCAACGGGATAAAATTTTTTCACTTCATAGGAAAGTGGATTTTTAACGACTAGTCCTTTTTTCACTCTTTCAAACGCAAATTTTAAGTGATCTGCCAAAGTAATGTAGAGATTTGACTGAAATGATTCTTGCAAAGTCGCCTCTGCTAATTTAATAATAGCTAATACAACATCAATCTCTTCTTCGGGCATGTCCACATACACTTGCGAAATCATTGCGGTGTCGTTATCTTGTAAAACAAATGTTTTTTCAATTAACGCGGCATCTAGTTCATCGCCGACTTTCTTTTGAAAGCCAATACCTTTTCCCATGACAACAATTTCTTGTTGATTGGACAGCGCTAACACAATATTATTGTTAAACACTTTTTGAATCTGCATAGGTGTTCTCCTTTCACAATTTACACTGCAAAAATAAAAAATACCTAAACAGATACCAAAAGAAGTTACTTTCGTAAGTCCCCCTCGTATCTATTTAGGTCTTGCCTGCCACCCAGTAACAATCCTTATGTGGTTATATTACCACATAAAAAATAAAATGCAAGCGTTTTATAAAAATTTTTTTGCAAAAATTTATACCACCCATTACTGAGTGGTATATCGCTATTTTTTATATTGTTGTAACGCCTCTTCACCATGTTCTAGTAACTCATCTAACAACTTTAACACGCTTTGTTCGTTGTTTGTACCAATTTGGTACGTACAGAATTCACTTAACTGTGGATCGGCATTGCCCATCGCGACACTAATACCTACGCTTTTCATCATGGATACATCGTTTAAACTATCGCCAAAAGCAATGCATTCTTGTGGGTGAATACCAAACTGTTGTTGTAAATATATAATGGCAGAGCCTTTTCCACCACCGACACGAAAAATATCCAGCCACTGCTCACCACTCGTTACAGCGTTTAACTCGGGGAAACGTTTCACAAGTTTTTGAGCAAAGTCTTTTGTATGTTCGAGCGTCCCTCTAAAGTAGACGGCAACATTTAATAGTGGTGCATCAAGTGGTAAGTCCTCAATAGTCGATAACTCTGTTACAGAAACGTTATAGCGATAAAACGCATCAAGTGCATCTTCTGGATTATTGGGGCAAATGTAATTGGTTTGCGTGCTATTAATGATGGGATAATACCCTTCTTGTGTCATTAAAAATTGTACCAAATCAATTACGGTTGTACGCTCAATACCGTGAACTTTTATGAGATTATCCCGATATTGAATGTGATTGCCGTTATCTCCTGCAAAAATAATATGTTTTTTATCCTCATCGTCAAACGATGTTTCTAATTTGCTCACGCCATTGCCACTGGCAACAACAAATCGAACATGGCGTTCTTTTAAACGCGAAAATACTTTTTTAAACAATGGCACATCGTATGTTTTATCGTCTTTCAAAAAAGTGGCATCCATGTCCACCGCAACTAATCGTATCATCTAATTTCTCCTTTAGCCTGATAGCATCTTTCGCCATTTTAATGTATAATGCCTATTATGTCTAGAATAAGGAGGTTGCTATGGAAAACTTTATTTCGCAATTTATGAGTCAGTATGGCTATTTAGCGATTTTTTTACTTGTCGCTTTAGAAAATGTATTTCCGCCGATTCCGTCAGAAATCATTTTAACATTTGCGGGATTTTTAATTGCATCGACACCACTTTCATTTTTAGGTGTCCTTATCGCTTCAACAGGCGGTTCCGTTGTGGGTGCCTTAATTTTATACCTACTCGGTGCAAAATTAAAAAAAGAAACCATTGAAAATATTTTAGATGGAAAAATTGGAAAAATACTCGGGTTTAAACGTACCGATGTAGACAAAGCTATTGGCTGGTTCCAAAAACACGGCGCATTCACCGTACTATTTACACGTTGCGTTCCCGTTGTTCGTAGTTTAATTTCTATTCCAGCAGGAATGAGCCAAATGAACATGGTACCTTTTACCATTTATACAACGATTGGCACAACCATTTGGAATGCGCTATTAGTTTGGCTAGGTCATCAAGCTGGTGAAAACTGGCATTCAGCTGCCGATTCTGTAAACGGTCTGTCACGTATTTTTTACGTCATTTTACTAATTGCGCTAATTGGACTAATCGTCTACTTTATCATTAAAAAGAAAAAATCTAAAAAGGTATAGCCGTTTATCGTGGCTGTACCTTTTCTTTATACGTAGATGATTTTAACAACGTGATGCATCGCATTTTGTATTTCAATCATCCATGTTACAATAGACGTATCAAACTTTTGCGAGGACACTATGGCAAAAATTACAACCATTGAAGTGCAACAAAACAATAAGCACCGTTTCAATATTTTTATCGATGACCAATTTGCTTTTGGTGTTAGTGAGCAAACACTCTTATTTTTTACTTTACATAAGGGCATGGAAATTACACCACAACAACAAACTAAAATTTTGAAATATGATCATTTTCAACGCTTGTACAGTGCGGGGGTAAATTATATTTCCTATCGCATGCGGAGCGAAAAAGAGGTTCGTGACAAATTGGCTAAACTGTTGGATGTGAGCGAAGATGAAACGGTCATAAATACGCAACAAAAAATGATTGAATTGGCGATTAAGCAATTAAAAAGTGATGGGTATATTAACGACACGCTTTATGCACAGGCGTTTGTTGAGGAATCTTTAAACGTTAGTGGGAAAGGTGAGTTTCACATTCGTCGAAAACTGAAAGAAAAAGGGATTGCGCAAGAGATTGTTGCTCAAGTGCTCAACGAAATAGACGACGATACACAAAACGACACTGCGTTACAAGTTGCAACGGCATTTATAAAACGTCAAGACGTCATTTCATCCAATGCGTTACGACAAAAATTGTCTAACCATTTAATGCAACGCGGGTTTTCAATCCAGACGGTACAGACGATTTTAAATCAAATGGATACATCAACGATTACTAAAAACGAAAATAAAAACGCCATTACAATTGCTCAAAAGGCGTATAATACTTATCACAATCGATATAGCGGATATGACTTATGGTCTAAAATTAAGACGTATTTACTGCAAAAAGGCTATTCGTTTGATGCAATTGATAGAGCAATAAAAAAATTAAAGGAAGACTATGACTCATAAATTATTAAATGATAACGGCATTACTTTGTGGAACGACGATAAAATCAATCGTTTTAGAGCCACACTTTTAGAATGGTACGACGCCAACAAGCGCGACCTGCCTTGGAGACAAACAAAAGACCCGTATGCAATTTGGGTATCCGAAATTATGTTGCAACAAACGCAAGTTGTAACGGTTATCCCCTATTTCAAAAATTTTATGCATCAATTTCCGACAATTTCCGCTTTAGCCAATGCACCTGAACAGCAATTGCTTAAAGCTTGGGAAGGTTTAGGGTATTACTCACGCGTGCGCAATATGCAAATAGCAGCACAACAAATTATGAATCATTACAACGGTGTCATGCCGAACACTTATGACGAATTACTAAAATTAAAAGGCATTGGTAACTATACCGCTGGTGCAATTGCAAGTATTGCATTTGGCGAACCAGTTGGGGCAGTTGACGGAAACGTCATGCGCGTAATGGCACGTTTATTTGAAATCAATTTAGATATTGGCGAACCAAAAAACCGAAAAGTATTTGAATACTTAACAAATGTATTAATTGACCCTGACCGTCCGGGCGATTTCAACCAAGCACTGATGGATTTAGGAAGTGATATTTGCTCAGCTAAAAATCCCAAACCTGAAATTAGTCCCATTCGTGCATTTAATCAAGCTTATATACATGGGACAATGGATAAATATCCCATTAAACGTCCAAAAGCTAAACAACAACACGTTTTTTATGATGCACTTGTCATTGAAAATGACAAAGGCGAATTTTTATTACAACAACGTCAAAATAAGGGGCTATTAGCAAACATGTGGACATTCCCACTAATTGAAATTGGAAAAGATGTCTTCGAATCGAACGAAGACGTACAAAGTCTTGGACAAGTAACCCATTTATTTAGCCATTTAAAATGGCATATTCGTGTCATTTCGTCAAACGATACGTCGCTATCTGGACAATGGGTGCACCCAAAACAGTTTGATGCATTTCCGATGCCTACTCCACAACTAAAAATGCTTGCATTAATTAAACGCTAATTTAATCATAACGACATCAAGAATATACATTTTTAGGGTTGACGGCATAAGCCATCAACCCTATTTAATCAATTAACAAAAAAGTAATGGATACGCCTGCGCTCACATTTCAACGTTACCGTACTTAACTTGATATGCGATATGTAAGTAACCATTACTTTATTTTTTATGAAATATTCAACACTTTTTCATACGCCAAACGGGCGTCTTGTGATGGATTATTTAAATAAATAATGC
This window encodes:
- a CDS encoding AraC family transcriptional regulator — translated: MSTYNLREHIEYHHSLLPYSYSKIEMRNGKPDVLFHWHPECEFIFVEKGSARFHIDNHIFYSNAGDIILIHPNALHSIHPVDDKTPHVYQSFNVHLDLIGLSIDDYSGIRYLKTLQNGLTEFIVHIRPTHPAYVMLYKTLHKIFACIEHKEPFHSLLLKSLVNELFYHIYSSSLTQTRAEHPDAYRREEKIRLVIDYMNKHFDEPLTIDTLSQVCGYSQSHFMNFFKQNVGVSAIDYLIQTRLKHVVTRLKDSNDSILTIATECGFSNLAHFNRQFKKLFNCSPRMYRKLHHQQTKELD
- a CDS encoding PTS glucose transporter subunit IIA, whose protein sequence is MAKNYDELAKDIVAHVGGADNVLSLRHCMTRLRFVLKDESKADENYLKQREGVVTVVKSGGQFQVVIGNHVPDVYAAVTTVGGVRGEGSLDITEDDDVKPTGSLFDRFVDTISGLFQPFLGALSAAGILKGITAIAGAMGMPKTDGLYIILNTLGDGLFQYLPFILSITAATRFKMNQFTAMAIAGAMLYPGLPAAVKEATLFGMKIQLPSSSGYLSTVLPIILALLLASKVEKFFKKVTSDYIKSFAVPAMTILITVPLAFMVVGPVANIASKAVGDGFLAIYNVSPVLYGAVLGAAWQVLVMFGLHWGLVPLMIADIAQNGMSVMLVAAALPNFTQTGVLSAIWLKTKEPKVKSGLVPAWISSIFGITEPAIYGYTLPMRTPFIVSCAVSAVIGAYLGFFNVIQYSTGGLGIFRFPSYIDPSGQDTSSVVHLAIGTVAAIVLSFAVQMFVKVPTLYGTPEVKVDAPSSSKQEEVTPLKAPAQETVAAPLSGTVVALSDVQDPVFSSLALGKGIAIEPTSGEVVSPVNGTVTTIFPTGHAVGITSENGAEILIHVGMDTVQLNGEGFTQFVKAGDAVVAGQKLVSVDLEAVKAAGYSTVTPVVVTNTADFEDVLTTQEGTVTAGDYLLTAVK
- a CDS encoding PRD domain-containing protein encodes the protein MQIQKVFNNNIVLALSNQQEIVVMGKGIGFQKKVGDELDAALIEKTFVLQDNDTAMISQVYVDMPEEEIDVVLAIIKLAEATLQESFQSNLYITLADHLKFAFERVKKGLVVKNPLSYEVKKFYPVEHELGRQALALVKERLNVTLDESEATAIALHIVNAEKDGPLLERTVQITRIVQEIMDVVRLHYGRELDESDVSYNRFTTHLQYFAQRIVTKTMQGTNDSFLFEQVRANYPEAFACTDKIKVYAEEAHHFAMGRDEQVYLTIHIQKLMNK
- a CDS encoding HAD-IIB family hydrolase — encoded protein: MIRLVAVDMDATFLKDDKTYDVPLFKKVFSRLKERHVRFVVASGNGVSKLETSFDDEDKKHIIFAGDNGNHIQYRDNLIKVHGIERTTVIDLVQFLMTQEGYYPIINSTQTNYICPNNPEDALDAFYRYNVSVTELSTIEDLPLDAPLLNVAVYFRGTLEHTKDFAQKLVKRFPELNAVTSGEQWLDIFRVGGGKGSAIIYLQQQFGIHPQECIAFGDSLNDVSMMKSVGISVAMGNADPQLSEFCTYQIGTNNEQSVLKLLDELLEHGEEALQQYKK
- a CDS encoding DedA family protein, producing the protein MENFISQFMSQYGYLAIFLLVALENVFPPIPSEIILTFAGFLIASTPLSFLGVLIASTGGSVVGALILYLLGAKLKKETIENILDGKIGKILGFKRTDVDKAIGWFQKHGAFTVLFTRCVPVVRSLISIPAGMSQMNMVPFTIYTTIGTTIWNALLVWLGHQAGENWHSAADSVNGLSRIFYVILLIALIGLIVYFIIKKKKSKKV
- a CDS encoding RecX family transcriptional regulator translates to MAKITTIEVQQNNKHRFNIFIDDQFAFGVSEQTLLFFTLHKGMEITPQQQTKILKYDHFQRLYSAGVNYISYRMRSEKEVRDKLAKLLDVSEDETVINTQQKMIELAIKQLKSDGYINDTLYAQAFVEESLNVSGKGEFHIRRKLKEKGIAQEIVAQVLNEIDDDTQNDTALQVATAFIKRQDVISSNALRQKLSNHLMQRGFSIQTVQTILNQMDTSTITKNENKNAITIAQKAYNTYHNRYSGYDLWSKIKTYLLQKGYSFDAIDRAIKKLKEDYDS
- the mutY gene encoding A/G-specific adenine glycosylase — translated: MTHKLLNDNGITLWNDDKINRFRATLLEWYDANKRDLPWRQTKDPYAIWVSEIMLQQTQVVTVIPYFKNFMHQFPTISALANAPEQQLLKAWEGLGYYSRVRNMQIAAQQIMNHYNGVMPNTYDELLKLKGIGNYTAGAIASIAFGEPVGAVDGNVMRVMARLFEINLDIGEPKNRKVFEYLTNVLIDPDRPGDFNQALMDLGSDICSAKNPKPEISPIRAFNQAYIHGTMDKYPIKRPKAKQQHVFYDALVIENDKGEFLLQQRQNKGLLANMWTFPLIEIGKDVFESNEDVQSLGQVTHLFSHLKWHIRVISSNDTSLSGQWVHPKQFDAFPMPTPQLKMLALIKR